The following proteins are co-located in the Bacteroidales bacterium genome:
- a CDS encoding indolepyruvate oxidoreductase subunit beta, translating to MKSDIILSGVGGQGILSIAATIGLAAVDNNLYLKQAEVHGMSQRGGDVQSHLRLSDKPVASDLIPFGSADLILSVEPMESLRYLPWLSKTGWLVTNSNPFINIPDYPDVDEILNEIKAIKNHIILDADLIAKESGSARSGNIVILGAASAFIDMPFSSLEVAIRKLFGRKGQDIVDANLKALNAGRKLSDAYRK from the coding sequence ATGAAAAGCGATATAATATTATCAGGAGTAGGAGGACAGGGTATTCTATCGATTGCGGCCACAATAGGGTTAGCGGCAGTAGACAATAACCTGTATCTCAAACAGGCGGAGGTGCATGGGATGAGTCAGAGAGGAGGGGATGTACAGTCACATCTCAGGCTGTCAGACAAACCGGTTGCTTCAGATCTCATCCCGTTTGGAAGTGCAGATCTCATACTCTCCGTTGAACCGATGGAATCTCTGCGTTACCTGCCCTGGTTGTCAAAAACAGGCTGGCTTGTAACCAACTCAAATCCATTTATAAATATTCCAGATTACCCCGATGTTGACGAGATCCTGAATGAGATAAAGGCTATTAAGAATCACATAATCTTAGATGCTGACTTAATAGCAAAGGAGTCAGGATCTGCACGTTCAGGAAATATTGTAATACTTGGTGCCGCATCTGCATTTATTGATATGCCATTCAGTAGTCTGGAAGTGGCAATCCGTAAATTGTTCGGAAGAAAAGGTCAGGATATTGTTGATGCTAATCTGAAAGCATTGAATGCCGGCAGAAAACTTTCTGACGCGTATAGAAAGTAA
- a CDS encoding beta-lactamase family protein, translated as MSRRRKILLATLLISLISFNPGANENSMVVIDKLVPNNVRLNNANSEKAEYARVEKTVNSFLRKWSIAGASIAIAREGKLVYAKGFGYADTALKIPTQPYHLFRVASISKLVTAVAIMKLQEEGKLSVNDKVFGVDGILNDPFFSEPKDKRVYSITVGHLLSHEAGWTQRYGDQMFMPILIADKMGIKPPVDTKTIVRFALNKRLHYTPGTGRAYSNLGYSILGLIIEKVSGMEYGEYCRKAILEPIGIYDMKIAGNLPSEKAPFEVTYYVPSDVVLKPSIYGTGELVPPNYGGNDIRTLGGAGAWLATAPDLMRLLLSVDGMKTKPDILSDESISLMTDNNQGFAPVGWKTTVYNGTWWRTGSFPGSAGMMKRQSDGISWVVLFNSSAWNGPEIYSYINNMMYRVIAQVQPWPEEDLFTYSLPVPLKTTMDEYQSR; from the coding sequence TTGTCAAGAAGAAGGAAAATATTACTTGCTACCCTGCTGATTTCACTTATTAGCTTTAATCCCGGTGCTAATGAGAACAGTATGGTGGTTATTGATAAGCTTGTACCTAATAATGTCAGACTGAACAATGCCAATTCAGAAAAGGCTGAATACGCCCGGGTTGAAAAAACTGTTAATTCATTTTTGAGAAAATGGTCAATTGCGGGTGCTTCCATTGCAATCGCCAGAGAGGGGAAACTGGTTTATGCAAAAGGATTTGGTTATGCAGATACAGCTTTAAAAATCCCTACTCAGCCATACCATCTTTTTCGGGTGGCAAGTATTTCAAAACTTGTTACCGCAGTTGCAATAATGAAACTTCAGGAAGAGGGAAAACTTTCTGTAAATGATAAGGTCTTTGGTGTTGATGGAATTCTTAATGATCCGTTTTTCAGTGAACCAAAAGATAAGCGGGTATATAGTATCACAGTAGGCCACCTTTTGAGTCATGAAGCAGGTTGGACCCAACGATATGGCGACCAGATGTTTATGCCGATTCTTATTGCTGATAAGATGGGCATCAAACCTCCTGTAGATACTAAAACAATAGTCAGGTTTGCATTAAATAAACGACTCCATTACACACCTGGTACCGGACGTGCATACTCAAACCTTGGTTATAGCATCCTTGGTCTGATTATAGAAAAGGTATCAGGAATGGAATACGGAGAATATTGCAGGAAGGCAATACTTGAACCTATTGGTATATATGACATGAAAATCGCTGGAAATCTCCCATCTGAAAAAGCTCCGTTTGAAGTTACATACTATGTGCCATCTGATGTTGTTTTGAAACCATCGATATATGGAACAGGAGAATTGGTTCCTCCAAACTATGGCGGTAACGATATCCGGACACTTGGAGGTGCAGGTGCATGGCTCGCTACAGCTCCCGATCTGATGCGGCTTCTGCTATCAGTTGATGGAATGAAGACAAAACCCGACATCCTTAGTGATGAGAGCATAAGTCTGATGACAGATAACAATCAGGGCTTTGCTCCGGTTGGCTGGAAAACAACTGTATATAATGGTACATGGTGGAGAACAGGATCATTTCCCGGTAGTGCCGGGATGATGAAACGCCAGTCTGACGGAATTTCGTGGGTGGTTCTTTTTAATTCAAGTGCATGGAACGGTCCGGAAATATATTCATACATCAACAATATGATGTACAGAGTTATAGCTCAGGTTCAGCCCTGGCCGGAGGAGGATCTCTTCACATATTCTCTTCCTGTACCCCTGAAAACAACAATGGATGAATACCAAAGCAGGTAA
- a CDS encoding SIS domain-containing protein — MSKDSIDKAEKFLAISSQYKLGSLVTESSHPLTKNLSDLAKNNLPKAIEVLKELDNFTVSVLVQKQKEICFLKEAISETLNSGNNVFYCGCGATGRLSLTIETLWRQVHANDDLKDRVFSFMSGGDVALIRSIENFEDFPGYGARQLHESGFKDGDLLVATTEGGETPFVIGATEEATRVSRRKPFFLYCNPDDILSQVAERSRLVIENKNIEKINLTVGPMAVTGSTRMQSSTILLAAAGVPLFFFNDSNDSMCRAIENFADYWKKSDISFISKFIIRESDIYKDDEYLLYETDNKLGITVITDTTERSPTFSLFPFENANEADQKISLCYLHLPETENSNTAWASLLWREPRTLEWPDISGIASRKRLLGFDFSKNVVKRRESLKSNINQHSFKLYSAPGGINISLDGENNFIPAPFSIPLFVHLSLKMIMNTHSTLIMGRLGRYEGNVMTYVRASNNKLIDRAIRYIDMILKNRNIILSYEEICHALFEMIEITPGDSSIVLATVEEIEKRIKN, encoded by the coding sequence ATGTCTAAAGATTCAATTGATAAAGCAGAAAAGTTTCTTGCAATTTCTTCGCAATACAAATTGGGAAGCCTCGTCACCGAATCTTCTCATCCGCTTACTAAGAATTTGTCTGATTTAGCAAAGAACAATCTTCCGAAAGCAATAGAAGTTCTGAAAGAGCTTGATAATTTTACGGTTTCTGTTCTTGTTCAGAAGCAAAAGGAGATATGCTTCCTTAAAGAAGCAATTAGTGAAACATTGAACTCGGGTAATAATGTTTTTTACTGCGGCTGCGGAGCCACAGGCCGGCTGTCGCTAACAATTGAAACACTCTGGCGGCAGGTCCATGCAAATGATGATCTGAAAGACAGAGTGTTCAGTTTTATGTCGGGTGGCGATGTGGCACTGATAAGGTCTATTGAGAACTTTGAAGATTTTCCCGGTTACGGGGCAAGGCAGCTTCATGAATCGGGTTTTAAGGATGGAGATCTTCTGGTTGCTACAACAGAAGGAGGGGAGACCCCTTTTGTAATAGGTGCAACTGAAGAAGCAACACGTGTTTCTCGACGGAAGCCATTCTTTCTTTATTGCAATCCCGATGACATACTGTCGCAGGTTGCGGAGCGTTCCAGACTGGTAATCGAGAATAAGAATATTGAGAAGATTAACCTTACTGTCGGACCAATGGCTGTAACAGGAAGTACAAGGATGCAGTCTTCTACTATTCTGCTTGCTGCTGCAGGAGTCCCGCTCTTTTTTTTCAATGATAGTAATGATTCAATGTGCAGGGCAATAGAAAATTTTGCTGACTACTGGAAAAAGAGTGACATCAGTTTTATAAGTAAATTTATCATCAGAGAATCGGATATTTATAAAGATGATGAATATCTCCTCTATGAAACTGATAATAAACTTGGTATAACAGTTATTACAGATACAACTGAGCGATCTCCCACTTTCAGTCTCTTCCCGTTTGAAAATGCAAATGAAGCAGATCAGAAAATCTCGTTGTGTTATCTTCATCTGCCAGAAACAGAGAATAGCAATACTGCATGGGCATCACTGCTCTGGAGAGAACCACGGACCCTGGAATGGCCCGACATTAGCGGAATTGCGTCAAGAAAGAGATTATTAGGATTCGACTTTAGCAAAAATGTTGTAAAAAGAAGAGAAAGTCTGAAAAGCAATATAAACCAGCATAGTTTCAAGTTGTATTCTGCTCCCGGCGGAATAAATATTTCCCTTGATGGTGAAAATAATTTTATACCTGCGCCTTTCTCTATACCTCTCTTTGTACACCTGTCTCTGAAAATGATAATGAATACTCATTCCACACTCATAATGGGCAGGCTCGGACGATATGAAGGAAACGTAATGACGTATGTAAGAGCCAGTAATAATAAGTTGATTGACAGGGCTATAAGATATATTGATATGATTCTGAAAAACAGGAATATAATACTGTCTTATGAAGAGATCTGTCATGCACTATTTGAAATGATTGAGATCACTCCGGGTGACAGTTCTATTGTGCTGGCTACTGTTGAAGAAATTGAGAAGCGCATAAAAAACTGA
- a CDS encoding SOS response-associated peptidase — protein MCFTVNVNLIKEELENRFGATLIDPDKYRPSYYYHAFGLPELPVVCSESPNDLKLMKWGLVPSWTKNEEDAKVIRFKTFNARSETISQKPSFSGSLKKQRCIIPVKGYFEWQHIGKEKIPWYIYHAEDQIISFAGLYNSWTSNVTGEVWNTFSIITTDANNLTAEIHNSGKRMPAILDKEGESRWLNLSLPESEIPGLLRPAPENILKAHTVSPLINSKTAERNTPQVIQPYKYITNNLLF, from the coding sequence ATGTGTTTCACTGTAAATGTAAACCTGATTAAAGAGGAACTCGAGAACCGGTTCGGTGCCACTCTCATTGATCCTGATAAGTACAGACCAAGCTATTATTACCATGCATTTGGTTTGCCTGAATTACCAGTTGTATGTTCCGAATCTCCCAATGATTTAAAGCTTATGAAATGGGGACTTGTCCCATCATGGACAAAGAATGAAGAAGACGCAAAAGTTATTCGCTTCAAGACATTTAACGCCAGATCAGAAACAATAAGTCAGAAGCCGTCTTTCTCAGGATCATTAAAGAAACAGAGATGCATAATACCTGTTAAAGGGTATTTTGAATGGCAGCATATCGGCAAAGAAAAAATTCCATGGTATATATATCATGCTGAGGATCAGATCATATCGTTTGCCGGACTCTATAACAGCTGGACAAGTAATGTAACAGGGGAGGTTTGGAATACTTTTTCAATTATCACAACCGATGCTAATAACCTTACTGCTGAAATTCATAATTCAGGCAAAAGGATGCCTGCAATTCTTGATAAAGAAGGAGAATCAAGGTGGTTAAATTTATCTCTGCCTGAAAGTGAAATTCCGGGTCTTCTTAGACCTGCTCCTGAAAATATTCTCAAAGCACATACTGTTTCTCCCCTGATAAACAGCAAAACAGCTGAAAGAAACACACCACAGGTAATTCAACCATATAAATATATTACAAACAATCTTCTGTTTTAG
- a CDS encoding nitroreductase family protein, translated as MKKELILEIIQERWSPYAFSSAPVEDYKLKAMFEAAGYAPSCNNEQPWIFVYATRKDDQVFNAYLDFLVDSNRIWAKDSYAIVISFARMNFNHSGKPNRYAFYDTGMAVSNLLLQAMAMDVYVHQMAGYSVEKVKKYFNLDGSIEPIAVMAAGYLGDGLNLSPELLKRDETRRPRKALTEFAFRNDLSSPAFVK; from the coding sequence ATGAAAAAGGAATTGATACTTGAGATAATTCAGGAAAGATGGAGTCCATATGCTTTTTCATCTGCCCCTGTGGAGGATTACAAGTTGAAAGCTATGTTTGAAGCAGCCGGGTATGCACCATCGTGCAATAATGAGCAACCCTGGATATTTGTGTATGCTACGCGAAAAGACGATCAGGTATTCAATGCATATCTCGATTTTCTCGTTGATTCAAACAGGATCTGGGCGAAAGATTCCTATGCTATTGTAATAAGTTTTGCCAGAATGAATTTTAATCATAGCGGGAAACCTAACCGCTATGCATTTTATGATACAGGAATGGCAGTTTCAAATCTTTTGCTTCAGGCTATGGCAATGGACGTCTACGTTCATCAGATGGCAGGTTACTCAGTTGAGAAAGTAAAAAAATACTTTAATCTTGATGGTAGTATTGAACCGATTGCAGTGATGGCTGCAGGTTACCTTGGTGATGGACTGAACCTTTCGCCTGAACTTCTCAAACGGGATGAGACAAGAAGACCGAGGAAAGCATTAACCGAATTTGCCTTCAGGAATGATCTTTCCAGTCCGGCTTTCGTGAAATAA
- a CDS encoding indolepyruvate ferredoxin oxidoreductase: protein MKKLLLLGDEAIAQAALDAGLSGMYAYPGTPSTEIMEYIQSSVDASARNVHRTWSANEKTAMEAALGMSYAGRRAMVAMKHVGLNVAADGFINSAMTGVNGGLVVVSADDPSMHSSQNEQDSRFYGKFAMVPCFEPSNQQEAYEMIFDAFETSEKYKLPVLFRITTRLAHSRSSVTLRDAIPEKKLSLPVDPLQFVLLPSIARRKYKSLVSSYEEVKFDIRLSKYNHFKDGSNRELGIIACGIAHNYLIENIGESNKEIPVLKISTYPFPKDLIKDLTSRCREVLVLEEGAPVVEESLRGILDDGMKILGRLDGTVPRDGELNPSIVARSLGLPVESGRDVPSLVKMRPPSFCKGCGHSDVFNSLIEAIKPYGQGHVFSDIGCYTLAALPPYSAINSCVDMGASVTMAIGAADAGLHPSVAVIGDSTFTHSGMTGLLDAVVKDSSITVIISDNSTTGMTGGQKSQATGRLEQICLGIGVSPDHMHLITPLRKNHEENIEVIKREMEYRGVSVIIASRECIQTATKRKKDESANA from the coding sequence ATGAAAAAACTTCTTTTGCTTGGTGATGAAGCAATTGCCCAGGCTGCTCTTGATGCCGGATTGAGTGGTATGTACGCCTATCCGGGTACGCCTTCAACTGAGATAATGGAGTATATACAGTCTTCAGTTGATGCTTCTGCTCGAAATGTACACAGAACCTGGTCTGCAAATGAAAAGACAGCAATGGAGGCTGCATTGGGAATGTCTTATGCCGGAAGAAGAGCCATGGTTGCAATGAAGCATGTAGGACTCAATGTAGCTGCTGACGGCTTTATTAATTCTGCAATGACAGGGGTTAATGGAGGACTTGTTGTAGTTTCTGCAGATGATCCGTCAATGCACTCTTCTCAAAATGAACAGGATTCAAGGTTTTATGGGAAATTTGCTATGGTGCCATGCTTCGAGCCTTCAAATCAGCAGGAGGCATACGAAATGATATTTGATGCCTTTGAAACATCAGAGAAATATAAACTTCCGGTTTTGTTCAGGATCACCACCCGACTGGCACATTCACGATCGAGTGTCACACTACGGGATGCAATTCCTGAAAAAAAACTCTCGCTTCCAGTTGATCCTCTTCAGTTTGTGCTTTTACCTTCAATTGCCAGGAGGAAATACAAAAGTCTTGTTTCCTCTTATGAAGAAGTTAAATTTGATATCAGATTATCAAAATACAATCACTTTAAAGATGGAAGCAACAGGGAGCTTGGTATAATTGCCTGTGGCATTGCACATAACTATCTCATTGAGAATATCGGCGAATCAAACAAAGAGATCCCAGTCCTTAAAATCTCAACTTATCCCTTCCCAAAAGACCTGATTAAAGATTTGACATCCAGGTGCCGTGAGGTGCTTGTTCTTGAAGAAGGTGCCCCTGTTGTTGAGGAGTCATTGCGCGGGATCCTTGATGATGGTATGAAGATCCTGGGGAGACTTGACGGGACAGTACCCCGCGATGGAGAACTTAATCCTTCAATTGTAGCCAGGTCTCTTGGTCTTCCTGTTGAGTCGGGCAGGGATGTCCCTTCGCTTGTAAAGATGAGACCTCCATCGTTTTGTAAAGGGTGCGGACATTCAGATGTTTTCAATTCGCTTATTGAAGCTATAAAACCTTATGGTCAGGGACATGTCTTCTCTGATATTGGTTGTTATACTCTGGCTGCGCTTCCCCCGTACAGTGCAATAAACTCCTGTGTGGACATGGGTGCTTCTGTAACAATGGCTATTGGTGCTGCTGATGCAGGACTACATCCATCTGTTGCCGTTATTGGTGATTCAACTTTTACACATTCAGGAATGACCGGGCTGCTCGATGCAGTAGTAAAAGACTCATCAATCACAGTTATTATATCTGATAATTCCACTACCGGAATGACCGGCGGACAAAAGTCCCAGGCTACAGGCAGACTGGAACAGATCTGTCTTGGAATAGGTGTATCTCCTGATCATATGCATCTTATTACTCCATTGCGGAAGAATCATGAGGAGAATATTGAAGTAATAAAGCGCGAGATGGAATACAGAGGTGTGTCAGTAATAATTGCCTCCAGAGAGTGTATACAGACTGCTACCAAAAGGAAGAAAGATGAATCCGCAAATGCATAA
- a CDS encoding DPP IV N-terminal domain-containing protein: MFLLIAFSFTFLLNGQRGDFKAAEKFRADNLAPKFGDLTVDANWIEESDIFWYSFKTSAGKNFYYVNAATKVKQLLFDSKYMASELRKLTNHPYNELDLPLKDIKFEKKSTTKFTFMVDSIKFFFDFSTQKLTIKDTIGKEKRKPNWASYSPDSTWIAYAKNHNLYLMKAKDKDSVEYQYTTDGERYYSYAGYGGSEDTTKNKKFRANVDWFKNSKKIIVQRDDERKVKDLFVIDVLAQPRPKLETYRYSMPGDQFVPQSELAIIDVATKKRVDVDLKKWKDQTVSVAWSSQKEADKLILIRKDRPLKNLDVCLVNAETGTLSVLFSEKTWPYFNNEYSRLSVLNEGNDIIWWSERTGWGQLYLYDGKGNLKNQITNGYFVTGRVERIDTLGRMIYFEAFGRENGVHPYYSMKYKASIDRGGMTLITKEGANHTFSMSKSNKYFVDTYSTVDMIPQAVLRDNTGNIMLNLEKADLSQLFKTGWKMPETITVKAKDGVTDLYGVMYKPFNFDSTKKYPVISYVYPGPQTESVPYSFTVSGGKNIALAQVGFIVVNFGHRGGSPMRSNYYHTFGYNDLRDYALADDKYGIEQLADMYKFIDINRVGIYGHSGGGFMSTAAILSYPDFYDVAVSSAGNHDNNIYNQWWGETHNGVTEVEKTVKTKGAIKDSTKKEEVQVSFKGTVEKNQDLAKNLKGHLLLVHGDIDNNVHPGNTLRVVDQLIKADKRFDFMMLPGQRHPFGSATAYFDRMMWYYFAEHLLDDYRNNVDMLDFDVN; this comes from the coding sequence ATGTTTTTGCTAATCGCATTTAGTTTTACTTTTTTACTTAACGGACAAAGAGGTGATTTTAAAGCAGCTGAAAAATTCAGGGCTGATAATCTCGCTCCAAAATTTGGCGATCTGACTGTTGATGCTAACTGGATCGAAGAATCGGATATTTTCTGGTACTCCTTCAAGACATCAGCAGGGAAGAATTTCTATTATGTGAATGCAGCAACAAAAGTAAAACAGTTACTGTTCGACAGCAAATACATGGCTTCTGAATTGCGCAAACTGACTAATCATCCTTACAATGAACTTGATCTTCCTCTTAAAGATATAAAGTTTGAAAAAAAGAGTACTACCAAATTTACTTTTATGGTTGATTCCATTAAGTTCTTTTTTGATTTCTCAACACAGAAACTCACAATAAAGGATACTATCGGTAAGGAGAAAAGGAAGCCAAACTGGGCATCATATTCACCCGATAGCACATGGATCGCCTATGCTAAGAACCATAATCTTTATCTCATGAAAGCAAAAGATAAAGACAGTGTTGAATACCAGTATACTACCGATGGTGAAAGATATTATAGCTATGCGGGATACGGAGGTTCGGAGGACACAACAAAAAATAAAAAATTCAGGGCAAATGTTGACTGGTTTAAGAATTCGAAGAAAATTATTGTCCAGAGAGATGATGAGCGAAAAGTGAAAGACCTTTTTGTTATCGATGTGCTTGCCCAGCCCCGGCCAAAACTTGAAACTTACAGATACTCAATGCCTGGCGATCAGTTTGTTCCTCAATCGGAACTTGCTATTATTGATGTTGCAACAAAAAAACGTGTTGATGTTGACCTGAAAAAGTGGAAAGATCAGACTGTTAGTGTTGCCTGGTCGTCGCAGAAAGAGGCTGATAAACTGATTCTTATAAGGAAAGACAGGCCTCTTAAAAACCTCGATGTTTGTCTTGTTAATGCCGAAACGGGTACCTTATCTGTGCTTTTCAGTGAAAAGACATGGCCCTACTTTAATAATGAGTATTCCAGATTATCTGTTCTGAACGAAGGTAATGATATTATCTGGTGGTCGGAAAGGACGGGATGGGGACAGCTCTATCTTTACGATGGAAAGGGTAATCTGAAGAACCAGATCACAAACGGATATTTTGTAACAGGACGGGTTGAAAGGATTGATACACTGGGAAGGATGATCTATTTCGAAGCTTTTGGCCGGGAAAATGGCGTACATCCCTATTATAGCATGAAGTATAAAGCTTCTATCGACAGAGGGGGGATGACTTTGATTACCAAAGAAGGAGCAAACCACACCTTCTCAATGTCAAAATCAAATAAATACTTTGTCGATACCTATTCTACTGTTGATATGATTCCTCAGGCTGTTCTTCGGGATAATACCGGAAACATAATGCTTAATCTGGAAAAGGCCGATCTCTCCCAGCTATTCAAAACAGGATGGAAGATGCCGGAAACAATTACAGTTAAAGCCAAGGATGGTGTTACTGATCTGTATGGTGTTATGTATAAGCCATTTAACTTTGATTCGACTAAAAAGTACCCGGTTATTTCATATGTTTACCCTGGGCCGCAGACTGAATCTGTCCCATATTCTTTTACTGTATCCGGCGGAAAAAATATTGCATTGGCACAGGTCGGGTTTATTGTCGTCAACTTTGGTCATAGGGGCGGCAGTCCTATGAGAAGTAATTATTATCACACATTTGGTTATAATGATCTGAGGGACTATGCACTGGCCGACGATAAATACGGAATTGAACAACTCGCTGACATGTATAAGTTTATAGACATTAACAGAGTGGGTATTTATGGACATTCCGGAGGAGGATTCATGTCGACAGCGGCAATACTATCTTATCCGGATTTTTATGATGTTGCGGTCTCTTCGGCCGGTAACCATGATAACAATATTTACAACCAGTGGTGGGGTGAGACGCACAATGGAGTAACTGAAGTTGAGAAAACAGTTAAAACAAAAGGTGCAATAAAGGATAGTACAAAGAAAGAGGAGGTACAGGTCTCATTTAAAGGGACTGTTGAAAAGAACCAGGATCTGGCTAAAAATTTAAAAGGCCATCTGCTTCTGGTCCACGGAGATATAGATAATAATGTTCATCCCGGAAACACTTTGAGAGTAGTTGATCAGCTGATAAAAGCCGATAAACGCTTTGATTTTATGATGCTGCCTGGTCAGCGTCACCCGTTTGGTTCTGCGACAGCTTATTTCGACAGGATGATGTGGTATTACTTTGCCGAACACCTTCTCGATGATTACAGAAACAATGTGGATATGCTCGATTTTGATGTGAATTAA
- a CDS encoding carboxypeptidase-like regulatory domain-containing protein: MGKYFYIVLLLILISPDIFCQTDDPKRFVQVSGMIVDEGRRPVQGVSIISKRLRRGAISEKTGIYSITSVPGDTIFFRALGFKRYHTIIPENYDLRQCNVDIMLDIDTINIQEVTIMPWKTYNEFIKDITKERPVDPIIENMNDNIASIYVAIANQTGVMVSPEAGYRYAMEQNFSAMSTRNQYPVNNLLNPFAWAKFINGVKHGMFKNQKFVKPVKAKVVKKKTKSGSDK, encoded by the coding sequence TTGGGTAAATACTTTTATATAGTCCTGCTGCTAATCCTTATCTCACCTGACATCTTTTGCCAGACAGATGACCCTAAAAGATTTGTACAGGTCAGCGGAATGATAGTAGATGAAGGGCGCCGCCCGGTTCAGGGAGTATCTATCATCTCTAAAAGACTCAGGCGGGGAGCAATAAGTGAAAAGACAGGCATATATTCAATAACAAGTGTGCCGGGCGATACAATTTTCTTCAGGGCTCTCGGATTTAAAAGGTATCACACGATAATTCCCGAAAATTACGATTTGCGTCAGTGCAATGTTGACATCATGCTGGATATTGACACCATTAATATACAGGAAGTTACAATAATGCCGTGGAAAACTTACAACGAGTTTATAAAGGACATCACAAAAGAGCGGCCTGTTGATCCGATTATAGAGAATATGAACGATAATATTGCTTCAATTTATGTAGCAATAGCCAATCAGACCGGGGTTATGGTGTCTCCGGAAGCTGGTTACAGGTACGCTATGGAACAGAATTTCAGTGCCATGTCTACAAGGAACCAGTATCCTGTCAATAATCTTCTTAATCCTTTTGCCTGGGCAAAATTCATCAACGGAGTAAAGCACGGCATGTTTAAGAATCAGAAATTCGTTAAGCCGGTGAAAGCCAAAGTGGTGAAGAAAAAAACCAAGTCAGGCTCAGATAAATAA
- a CDS encoding thioredoxin family protein, giving the protein MKKHLLSNLIISIIILFFTINLYAQEAKKLYDPSLDGMKQIKEAVSKAAGEGKHVLIQYGGNWCGWCIKFDAFCKADTAISAIISKYYIPVKLNYDPSNKNEAANAYLGNPTRFGFPVFIILDAKGKVLHIQDSGLLEEGSGYSKQKVTGFFRNWTSTAIIPTVPKPAAAK; this is encoded by the coding sequence ATGAAAAAGCATCTTCTTTCAAACCTGATTATTTCAATTATAATACTTTTCTTCACAATAAATCTATATGCTCAGGAGGCGAAGAAATTATACGATCCGTCGCTTGATGGTATGAAGCAGATAAAAGAAGCTGTATCAAAAGCTGCAGGTGAGGGAAAGCATGTTCTTATTCAGTATGGCGGGAACTGGTGTGGCTGGTGCATTAAGTTTGATGCTTTCTGTAAGGCGGATACTGCTATATCGGCAATTATTTCAAAGTACTATATTCCTGTTAAGCTCAATTATGATCCTTCAAACAAGAACGAAGCAGCAAATGCATATCTTGGAAATCCAACCAGATTTGGTTTTCCTGTCTTCATCATTCTAGACGCTAAGGGTAAAGTGCTTCATATTCAGGACAGCGGACTTCTTGAGGAAGGTTCAGGTTACAGCAAACAGAAAGTAACCGGATTTTTCCGGAACTGGACATCAACAGCAATAATTCCTACTGTTCCAAAGCCGGCTGCAGCAAAATAA